The following coding sequences are from one Methanocorpusculum vombati window:
- the mtrD gene encoding tetrahydromethanopterin S-methyltransferase subunit D produces MSAIAAKPAGNAGAFQPVASVIAIILAVIFIGAAYFLGSSGYLAGGAMLPVTTLVGIIVGAALIAFGVHFVPVGGAPAAMGQSPGIATGVAMLATGAGLAGLFGGAWAASLGFGVALAGGAIGGGLMMAITCLMVNISYVYGMGIPAASGKVAKDPITGDSQAEYKSQGTEGHGLPFISYVGGVIGGLFGGLGGTLIYIELLEFYNASFSAANMEDFSSLAVGLAGIFAIGMFLVIAVLSAYNITGTIEGPHDPKFKRFPRAIIAAICASGICGLVALLAVAIL; encoded by the coding sequence ATGAGCGCAATTGCAGCAAAACCAGCGGGCAACGCCGGAGCATTCCAGCCTGTTGCATCCGTTATCGCAATCATCCTTGCAGTCATCTTTATCGGCGCAGCCTACTTCCTTGGTAGTTCCGGCTATCTTGCCGGCGGAGCAATGCTCCCGGTTACCACGCTTGTCGGTATCATTGTCGGTGCAGCTCTGATTGCATTTGGTGTCCACTTCGTCCCGGTCGGCGGTGCGCCGGCAGCAATGGGACAGTCTCCGGGTATTGCAACCGGTGTCGCAATGCTTGCGACCGGTGCAGGTCTCGCAGGACTGTTCGGAGGAGCATGGGCAGCAAGTTTAGGCTTTGGAGTCGCTCTCGCCGGTGGTGCAATCGGCGGCGGTTTAATGATGGCAATCACCTGTCTGATGGTGAACATCTCCTATGTCTATGGCATGGGTATTCCCGCAGCATCCGGTAAGGTCGCAAAAGACCCGATCACCGGTGACTCTCAGGCTGAGTACAAATCCCAGGGAACCGAAGGTCACGGACTTCCGTTCATCTCCTACGTTGGCGGTGTTATCGGTGGTCTGTTCGGTGGTCTTGGCGGAACACTCATCTACATTGAGCTTCTCGAGTTCTACAACGCAAGCTTCTCGGCTGCCAACATGGAGGATTTCAGTTCTCTTGCAGTGGGACTTGCAGGCATCTTTGCAATCGGTATGTTCCTTGTTATCGCAGTGCTTTCTGCATACAATATTACCGGAACCATTGAAGGTCCGCACGACCCGAAGTTCAAGCGTTTCCCCCGTGCAATCATTGCAGCTATCTGCGCAAGCGGTATCTGCGGTCTTGTTGCACTTCTGGCGGTGGCAATTCTT